Within Methyloversatilis discipulorum, the genomic segment ATGGTGTGCCCTTCATCAGTCGCGCACTCGCCACGCCGATCACGCGCACCCAGGTCACCCGCCGTCCGTTGGACGTGTCCGCCAGCGCCTTCTACGGCACTTCGTCGGACTACGAGCAGAACGACACCAACATCAGCACCGGTATCTGGACTCACCGCTTCTCGCAGGACACCGAGCTGCGCACCGTTGCCCGATTTGCCGATTACAAGCGTGATCTGTGGGCAGTCGCGCCGCGACTGCCGGCCAACGTCAACAGCTCCACCGTCACCGATGCCACGGTAATCACCCGCGGTCGCCAGGCTCGCGGTGGCCGCGAACACACGGCCACTTTGCAGAGCGATCTGACCACAAAATTCGAACTGGCTGGCATGAAGCACGAAGCGCTGTTCGGTGTCGAGTTGCTGCGCGAGAAGGCAGACCGCTGGAGCTACACATCTATCGCTGTTACGGCGCCGCCCACCACGGTCGGCAACCCGGATCCGGACGTCGCAGTCCCCGCAGCCTACGGTAACCGCGCGCGCTTCAGCCCGGCCGGTTATGAAGGTGACTCGTACAGTCTCTATGCACAGGATCAGATCGAGTTCATCCCCAAGTGGAAGCTTCTGCTCGGCCTGCGTCACGACCGGATGGACGCCGACTACAAGACTCTGAATTCGACAAGCGGCTTGGCGACGGACTTCAATCTCAAGTACAACGAGTGGAGCTATCGCAGCGGCCTGCTGTACCAGCCGACCGATCTGTCGACCTACTACCTCGCGTGGAGCGACTCTTTCAATCCGACCGCCGACCTTTATCAACTATCGCCGGCCAATATCAAGTACGACGCCGAGCGCAGCCGCACGGTCGAACTGGGCACGAAATGGGAACTGTTCGACGGCGCTCTGTCGCTGCGCACAGCGCTGTACCGCGCAACCAAGTTCAACGAGCGCAACACCGATCTTGAACAGGCGAACTCGGCCGTGCTGTCGAAGGAACGTCACACCGACGGTTTTGAAATCGAAGCAGCCGGCCGCATCACGCCGCAGTGGGATGTGTTCGGTGGCATCGCACTGATGCGTGCAGAGATCGACGACCAGTTCGACGGTGAGTTGCTCGGCACCTTCGCTCAGGTTTCCGGTGGCGCTTTCGCAGTCGGCCAGGCCGTAAATGCCAACCGGCTGGTCTACCGCGGCAAGTACAACCCGTATAGCGTCGGCGCCACGCCCCGCAATACGCCGGACTTCACGTTCAACCTGTGGACGACCTATCGCTTCATGCCCAACTGGCGTGCCGGCGTCGGCGTCGAGGGCAAGGGTTCGCGTCTTGCGTATGGCATCGGTCAGTGCGACACCGCAACGCAAAACGCCAAC encodes:
- a CDS encoding TonB-dependent receptor — protein: MKRSIPQQPLTLAAAMLMALSSTAGAEEQKPATDTAVPVLPEVKVRDEYDRPNSPNRGYQTGIVTSAKTKQLAKDIPQAITTVTEQLMLDSNSDTMKNALRHVAGLTFNSGEGGRIGDNIMLRGFYSFGDLYLDGIRDVAQYNRETFHVEQIDVLRGSAAMLFGRGQAGGVINRVSKQPGLVDRTEVSATVGSYDYGRVTADVNKVVGENAALRISAMKTDAGSSRRGVESEREGIAPTLRWGIGTSDEFSIGHLYYTTRNVPDYGVPFISRALATPITRTQVTRRPLDVSASAFYGTSSDYEQNDTNISTGIWTHRFSQDTELRTVARFADYKRDLWAVAPRLPANVNSSTVTDATVITRGRQARGGREHTATLQSDLTTKFELAGMKHEALFGVELLREKADRWSYTSIAVTAPPTTVGNPDPDVAVPAAYGNRARFSPAGYEGDSYSLYAQDQIEFIPKWKLLLGLRHDRMDADYKTLNSTSGLATDFNLKYNEWSYRSGLLYQPTDLSTYYLAWSDSFNPTADLYQLSPANIKYDAERSRTVELGTKWELFDGALSLRTALYRATKFNERNTDLEQANSAVLSKERHTDGFEIEAAGRITPQWDVFGGIALMRAEIDDQFDGELLGTFAQVSGGAFAVGQAVNANRLVYRGKYNPYSVGATPRNTPDFTFNLWTTYRFMPNWRAGVGVEGKGSRLAYGIGQCDTATQNANSGLWTYNACAPIAQGRAPSFVRTDLMLAYEQPRYDVRLNVLNVFNKRYYEALYENGGFAVPGTERAFQLTVAVKY